One genomic region from Nostoc sphaeroides encodes:
- a CDS encoding type II secretion system protein gives MKKQFISEQSEGGFTLIELLVVILMIGVLSAIAVPSWLGFLNRQRVNTAQKTALTILRDAQANAKRERVKWQACFWDDGNQVLASIQPVISSNECQSTNGKSLITDDSKAITFTSTFTQNPTNYYRVQFKYDGSVNGVGELGRIIFTPRNSSGTKRCVIVSTILGAMRTDKDSGCN, from the coding sequence ATGAAAAAACAATTTATATCAGAGCAATCAGAAGGTGGTTTCACTTTAATTGAACTACTCGTAGTTATTCTCATGATTGGTGTGCTATCTGCGATCGCTGTTCCTAGTTGGCTGGGATTTCTTAATCGCCAAAGGGTAAATACCGCACAAAAGACAGCATTAACAATATTACGTGATGCCCAAGCTAATGCCAAACGCGAAAGAGTAAAGTGGCAAGCTTGTTTTTGGGATGATGGCAATCAAGTTTTAGCTTCAATACAACCTGTAATTTCTTCAAATGAATGTCAAAGCACGAATGGAAAATCTTTGATTACAGATGACTCTAAAGCAATTACATTTACTTCCACTTTTACTCAAAACCCTACTAACTACTATCGTGTACAGTTTAAGTATGATGGTTCTGTAAATGGAGTTGGAGAACTGGGTAGAATTATCTTCACGCCTCGAAATAGTAGTGGTACTAAAAGGTGCGTCATCGTTTCAACTATATTAGGCGCAATGCGGACTGATAAGGATAGTGGATGTAACTAA
- a CDS encoding prepilin-type N-terminal cleavage/methylation domain-containing protein: MTKRHLKLLVNLFWVYSKKNQTAGFTLIELLIGLLIASIIILALLSLVVDILQVDSRENARNETQQEMQGALNYMAAELREAVYVYDNNCMSTTVQGTAATTTATASANYCPGLQNYLPTSLITTTQKPVLAFWKPEVIDDTGSSSLNTLGTCSGITNVTKKEDCQDLLVKRRTYTLVVYLQSTTSDITWRGKSRIIRYELDKYSSITSSDLVQSTGYVDPSETDSTSFQMWPIKSSDGTNLQASLPSGSGVNVLVDFVDAPDATNTGTIPGCDTGYIRSNTTSNSFFACVRTAVPPSGSTAVASGVNQDVVIYLRGNANGKTGVTSDTYRPVLQTQVLIRGVINKIPES, from the coding sequence ATGACGAAAAGACATTTGAAATTGCTAGTGAATTTGTTCTGGGTCTATTCTAAAAAAAACCAAACAGCAGGCTTTACCCTTATAGAACTTTTGATAGGACTCTTAATTGCTTCTATAATTATTTTGGCTTTGTTGTCACTGGTTGTAGATATCTTGCAAGTTGACAGCCGGGAAAATGCCCGCAATGAAACCCAACAGGAAATGCAGGGGGCATTAAACTATATGGCAGCAGAATTACGTGAGGCGGTGTATGTTTATGACAACAATTGTATGTCAACTACAGTTCAAGGTACTGCCGCAACCACAACTGCTACAGCTAGTGCTAATTATTGTCCAGGGCTGCAAAACTACTTACCAACATCATTAATTACTACTACTCAAAAACCTGTTCTGGCTTTTTGGAAACCGGAAGTAATTGATGACACTGGATCGAGTAGCTTGAATACTTTGGGTACTTGCAGTGGTATAACGAACGTAACAAAAAAAGAAGATTGTCAAGACCTTTTAGTTAAGCGTCGGACTTATACATTAGTTGTTTATTTACAATCAACTACTTCTGATATCACTTGGCGAGGAAAATCTCGGATTATCAGGTATGAGCTAGATAAATATAGCAGTATCACCAGTAGTGATCTGGTTCAATCTACAGGATATGTAGACCCATCCGAAACAGATAGTACTTCCTTTCAAATGTGGCCAATAAAATCTAGTGATGGTACTAATCTGCAAGCATCTCTACCATCAGGAAGCGGCGTTAATGTTTTAGTAGATTTTGTTGATGCTCCTGATGCAACAAATACTGGTACTATTCCTGGATGCGACACTGGTTATATCCGTAGTAACACTACAAGTAATAGCTTTTTTGCCTGTGTTAGGACTGCTGTGCCACCTTCAGGATCAACAGCAGTTGCCAGTGGAGTCAATCAAGATGTAGTGATCTATCTCAGGGGTAATGCTAATGGGAAAACTGGAGTAACAAGTGATACTTATCGTCCAGTTTTACAAACTCAAGTACTGATACGTGGCGTTATTAATAAAATTCCAGAATCATAG
- a CDS encoding TIGR04282 family arsenosugar biosynthesis glycosyltransferase has protein sequence MLNLPAISKQHLIIFTRYPEPGKTKTRLIPALGTVGAANLQREMTEHTIFHVQELQKAIAISVEVRFAGGDSQLMQDWLGLDLVYQSQGEGDLGSRMARSLFEAFQSDATKVIIIGTDCPGVNAQILETAFEKLHSFDMVLGPAIDGGYYLIGLRQPIPELFVNIEWGTAQVFQKTVDIAQKLNLSYVNLSPLADVDRPEDLPIWEQALAREMEK, from the coding sequence GTGCTGAACTTACCAGCAATCTCAAAACAGCACTTGATTATTTTTACTCGCTATCCAGAACCAGGGAAGACTAAAACCAGACTGATACCTGCCTTGGGAACTGTTGGTGCTGCCAATCTTCAACGGGAAATGACTGAACATACAATATTTCACGTTCAAGAATTGCAAAAAGCCATTGCCATATCTGTGGAAGTGAGATTTGCAGGTGGCGATTCGCAACTTATGCAAGACTGGCTGGGGTTAGATTTGGTTTACCAGTCTCAAGGTGAAGGGGATTTAGGTTCGCGGATGGCGCGATCGCTTTTCGAGGCTTTTCAATCTGATGCCACAAAAGTAATTATCATCGGTACAGATTGTCCTGGAGTTAATGCCCAGATTCTAGAGACAGCCTTTGAGAAGTTACACTCCTTTGATATGGTACTTGGCCCTGCGATCGATGGTGGATATTACTTAATTGGCTTACGGCAACCCATCCCGGAGTTATTCGTTAACATCGAGTGGGGAACTGCTCAAGTATTCCAGAAAACCGTGGACATTGCTCAGAAACTTAATTTATCTTATGTGAACTTGTCGCCTTTAGCTGATGTTGACCGACCGGAGGATCTGCCGATTTGGGAACAAGCCCTTGCAAGGGAGATGGAAAAATAA
- the hpsA gene encoding hormogonium polysaccharide biosynthesis protein HpsA: MNKRKYIRAFTRFLRQVIKLQKTLKTSAIRWLVRVLRVNFRRHQGGFVLPTTVMLLLIVTLVVTAIIFRTFSRTSQVISERQQQVIYNAATPAVDRAKAKLEYLFRQDTRLPAGVASDSTIQSILQAPASGTDVYTLPGETRLANFQDSNSNPGIGWYFTQNNQTIAYSIIFKKQATSADATTTYAEVTNADTAKAPYFVVRNGPVNTNKSTADKCGGAVQLAANEKDWEPINAATLAKTFQVNAFVVANADQANRTVTTLELQQDRQVDKGNKWGAYFRYDFEVAQDPTFRWNGAIHSDGNMFFGSYSNPFQSYLISSPSSCVNTSASDSKVTVSSYTDTSGATTFQGQIVAGRLSKAEGNNGQQFGGSSTFDLFNGNGNPPTQNQGFDDTKDSVTPGSGKTPVDIALDPVALLTEDKFKARGSDITNTTYRDTAWKTRNFFTSKRIFNEETNPPYLDDTYRADNLYGPNPTYDGKPIASSLVKIPSGNKVGDLITSTNAGTNYDSLTRNTPPDPKNPEALGLDGYWERRAVTGGLRVIVGQRLELTEAPLPTNPVTPTGMGREHEFLQRRTQRDNLAAVQATAVYHYKSGSGLTPLACLATTVHPGTAETLKRSSTFEQVNFKDEAGTTQTKIITDFFTGKGTNGWEFSFPADTPALQKALQNLAYLGGDPYGAFPPRQDSASSQAVSGQTVVHPYPQMTSTFGDFSNLRRALAVSSGSRSIADKSYINTASCMLGMLAYNMNFPTQYDYVQNWDTTDSTTKLLDDLDDVLKGQPGDSINGIPANQPDKAIAALEALSIAKQNDATASAAEKAKYVEFVRLARLIAAKEQMRLDRSPSNVNCTNPTFHAPNTSGSGPSGTAKNSQALFKLCPNDRKYPILYYLFPAEGESHNEESHVLNRSNNTYITAVNPAVAGTNRYQEQSDVDDISAIATTPKTAASTWVTPRSVSSVSGSHLPNNNTTGSNNLVKYVDSANATPVYYQVAFKDAALFNGREMMSVRVLDVDLNLLRTTNAPVGDTWLPINDNTASDPNAPPPNGIFYAFREDAVREDGIARPAGTAMNAIPGSLSDPTITTANGISTKSVDYYPDPDRRPYGFRLKNGSRLDRGTNTAGMSFVSNNSVYIQGDFNLHSADGTNTASKLLEEFKNDPADSTADDNLGKLKLDWSNFYLRTRKDERFATPASDTWRPTEVLGDDVNILSNQFCAGSIQDGIINAGITQPSSDLDQYGCDRAATYTSYLNQNRPNLPMNSSVLAANKSSGTNNWIRTNPYDTTSPIDIDPNGKPRYCIDNTIPCPSNKQQSYELIATGDGSYPDSYLRFQDQDPNGGIGGNRKSVALANNTRVNSIIVQGIIPSRGGQSYGGFHVFPRMFENWQPGDIKFFMSGAFIQLRFSNQATGNFDQEAWEPGNTPTAANEYAWYFRPPSSRLWGYDVALQFQTGGPVSRRFAVPSTNRSEVYRELAVNDPYIQKLRCAKKSASGPYIDPTASCS; this comes from the coding sequence ATGAATAAACGCAAATACATCAGAGCATTTACCCGCTTTCTACGGCAAGTTATTAAATTACAAAAAACTTTAAAAACATCAGCTATTCGCTGGTTAGTGCGTGTTTTACGTGTGAATTTCCGGCGACACCAAGGTGGGTTTGTGCTGCCAACAACTGTCATGCTGTTGTTGATCGTAACTTTGGTAGTCACAGCTATAATCTTTCGGACTTTCAGTCGTACCAGTCAGGTTATTAGCGAACGCCAACAACAAGTTATTTATAATGCAGCCACACCAGCAGTAGACCGAGCTAAGGCAAAGCTAGAGTATCTTTTTAGACAAGATACTCGTTTACCTGCTGGGGTAGCGTCAGATAGCACTATACAGAGTATTCTGCAAGCACCCGCCAGTGGCACTGACGTTTATACACTTCCAGGTGAGACACGCCTCGCCAATTTTCAGGACTCTAACAGCAACCCTGGCATTGGCTGGTATTTTACACAAAACAATCAAACTATTGCCTATTCAATTATTTTTAAGAAGCAAGCAACAAGCGCAGATGCTACTACTACTTATGCTGAGGTAACAAATGCTGATACTGCAAAAGCACCTTACTTTGTTGTTCGCAATGGCCCTGTCAATACCAATAAATCTACAGCAGACAAATGCGGTGGTGCAGTTCAATTGGCAGCCAATGAAAAAGATTGGGAACCTATTAACGCTGCAACTTTAGCTAAGACTTTTCAAGTTAACGCTTTTGTTGTAGCAAATGCTGACCAAGCAAATAGAACTGTAACTACACTAGAGTTACAACAAGATAGACAAGTAGATAAAGGTAATAAATGGGGAGCTTATTTCCGCTATGACTTTGAAGTAGCTCAAGATCCTACCTTCCGTTGGAACGGAGCTATACACAGTGATGGAAATATGTTCTTTGGATCATATAGCAATCCTTTTCAATCCTACTTAATTAGTTCTCCCTCTTCTTGTGTCAATACTTCAGCTAGTGATTCTAAAGTTACAGTCAGTAGTTATACTGATACTTCAGGTGCTACTACCTTTCAAGGTCAAATAGTTGCAGGTAGATTAAGCAAAGCTGAAGGTAACAACGGCCAACAATTCGGGGGTTCATCAACATTTGATTTATTTAACGGTAATGGAAATCCTCCAACCCAAAATCAAGGATTCGACGACACAAAAGATTCAGTCACTCCTGGAAGCGGCAAAACACCTGTTGATATAGCCCTTGATCCAGTGGCTTTATTGACAGAAGATAAATTTAAAGCTAGGGGTTCTGACATAACAAACACAACTTATAGAGATACTGCTTGGAAAACAAGAAATTTCTTTACAAGTAAAAGAATTTTTAATGAAGAAACAAATCCGCCTTATCTAGATGATACTTATCGGGCTGATAACCTTTATGGGCCAAACCCTACTTATGACGGGAAGCCCATTGCCAGCAGTCTAGTCAAAATACCATCAGGTAATAAAGTCGGTGATCTGATTACTTCCACTAATGCTGGTACCAATTACGATTCTCTCACCAGAAATACCCCCCCAGACCCAAAAAATCCAGAGGCTTTGGGCTTAGATGGCTATTGGGAGCGACGAGCAGTCACAGGGGGCTTACGAGTTATTGTTGGACAAAGGCTGGAATTGACTGAAGCGCCACTTCCTACAAACCCAGTTACACCCACTGGTATGGGTAGGGAACATGAGTTTCTCCAGCGCCGCACTCAAAGAGATAATTTAGCTGCGGTGCAAGCTACTGCTGTTTATCACTACAAAAGTGGCAGTGGATTGACTCCTTTAGCTTGTCTAGCAACTACGGTTCACCCAGGAACAGCAGAAACCCTGAAACGAAGCTCAACTTTTGAACAAGTAAACTTTAAAGATGAAGCAGGTACTACTCAAACTAAAATAATTACCGACTTTTTCACGGGTAAAGGTACTAATGGTTGGGAGTTTAGTTTTCCTGCTGATACTCCTGCCCTACAGAAAGCGCTACAAAATCTGGCATATTTGGGCGGAGATCCTTACGGCGCTTTCCCACCCAGGCAGGATTCTGCATCATCGCAGGCAGTTAGTGGGCAAACAGTTGTTCACCCGTATCCACAAATGACGTCAACTTTTGGGGATTTTTCTAATCTGCGTCGGGCGCTCGCGGTTTCCAGTGGTTCAAGAAGCATTGCAGATAAATCTTATATAAATACGGCAAGTTGTATGTTGGGGATGTTAGCCTACAATATGAACTTTCCTACCCAATATGATTACGTTCAAAACTGGGACACTACGGATTCAACTACTAAGCTGTTGGATGATTTAGATGACGTTCTAAAGGGACAGCCTGGTGATAGCATAAATGGTATTCCAGCCAATCAACCTGACAAGGCGATCGCAGCGTTAGAAGCCTTATCAATAGCGAAACAGAATGATGCAACTGCTAGTGCCGCAGAAAAAGCCAAATATGTTGAATTTGTGAGATTGGCACGGCTAATTGCCGCCAAGGAACAGATGAGACTAGATCGCAGTCCTTCTAATGTCAATTGCACCAATCCTACGTTTCATGCGCCTAATACTAGCGGTAGCGGTCCTTCTGGGACAGCAAAAAATTCACAAGCTCTTTTTAAACTGTGTCCTAATGACCGTAAGTACCCAATTTTGTACTACCTCTTCCCAGCAGAAGGCGAGAGCCATAACGAGGAATCGCACGTTTTAAACCGCAGTAACAACACATATATCACCGCAGTTAATCCAGCAGTAGCTGGCACTAACCGCTACCAGGAACAAAGTGACGTAGATGATATATCAGCCATTGCAACTACTCCAAAGACAGCAGCATCAACTTGGGTTACTCCCCGAAGTGTCAGTAGTGTTAGTGGTTCTCACTTACCCAATAACAACACAACAGGCTCAAATAACCTAGTTAAGTATGTTGATTCCGCAAATGCTACACCTGTATACTACCAAGTCGCCTTTAAAGATGCTGCCCTGTTTAACGGACGGGAGATGATGAGCGTGCGGGTATTAGATGTTGACCTCAACCTGCTGCGAACTACAAATGCTCCAGTTGGTGATACATGGCTACCGATTAATGATAATACTGCCAGCGATCCTAACGCACCGCCTCCCAATGGTATATTTTACGCCTTCCGAGAAGATGCAGTGAGGGAAGATGGTATTGCTAGACCCGCAGGAACAGCTATGAATGCCATCCCTGGTAGTCTTAGCGATCCAACTATCACAACTGCTAATGGCATTTCTACCAAATCTGTAGACTACTACCCAGATCCAGATCGTCGTCCTTATGGGTTCCGGTTGAAAAATGGTTCTAGGTTAGATAGGGGGACAAACACAGCTGGTATGTCCTTTGTTTCCAACAACTCTGTTTATATCCAAGGCGATTTCAACCTCCACAGTGCCGATGGCACTAATACTGCCAGCAAATTATTAGAAGAGTTCAAAAACGACCCTGCCGATAGCACAGCTGACGACAACCTGGGCAAGCTGAAGTTAGACTGGTCTAATTTTTATCTCAGAACTAGGAAAGACGAAAGGTTTGCCACACCAGCATCAGATACTTGGCGACCTACAGAAGTTCTGGGCGATGATGTTAATATTTTGTCCAATCAATTCTGTGCCGGTAGTATACAAGATGGAATTATCAATGCTGGAATTACACAGCCATCCTCAGACTTAGATCAGTACGGTTGCGATCGTGCTGCTACATACACTTCCTACCTCAACCAAAACCGTCCCAACTTGCCAATGAATTCAAGTGTTCTTGCTGCTAATAAGTCATCAGGAACTAATAATTGGATTAGGACTAATCCTTACGATACTACTTCCCCAATTGACATTGACCCAAATGGTAAGCCCAGGTACTGTATTGATAACACCATACCTTGTCCATCTAATAAGCAGCAATCATACGAACTCATTGCTACTGGTGACGGCAGCTATCCCGATAGCTACCTCAGATTTCAAGATCAAGATCCTAATGGAGGTATAGGTGGTAATAGAAAATCTGTTGCTTTAGCTAATAACACCAGAGTCAATTCAATTATCGTTCAAGGTATCATTCCATCACGAGGTGGGCAGTCCTATGGAGGCTTCCATGTGTTCCCGCGAATGTTTGAAAATTGGCAGCCAGGAGACATAAAATTTTTCATGTCAGGAGCTTTTATACAATTAAGATTCAGCAATCAAGCTACAGGTAACTTTGACCAAGAAGCTTGGGAACCAGGTAATACACCTACTGCGGCTAATGAATATGCATGGTATTTCCGCCCACCTAGCAGCCGTCTCTGGGGTTATGATGTCGCTTTGCAATTTCAAACAGGAGGCCCGGTATCTCGACGCTTTGCCGTCCCTAGTACTAACCGTAGTGAAGTTTATCGGGAGCTAGCTGTAAACGACCCATATATTCAGAAATTGCGCTGTGCAAAGAAGAGTGCAAGCGGGCCCTACATTGATCCTACCGCTTCTTGTTCTTAA
- a CDS encoding HpsJ family protein, with product MVNRFTSVSTALTLKVVGIICILSFFVDFLILLLPFQPTDRVWQINLATAVVDRGIVPLVGLGLLFAAYWIDTADAASDRPQGIDLRFPAVILSSILGLMFLLIFPLHLNNVNQAKAQTVNRIAQEADQAENQLNARFSQLQAQLTTDQGKAQLEQLRNQTKAQFSEILKDDQRYKQALESSQIPANIKELLKKAKTDPQALEKAIEQQTDIQTLRTQQLSQVRQRRDEADKQAKDTAWKSGLRIGISSLLLSIGYIIIGWTGLRGRGAVQGGKPRATAR from the coding sequence ATGGTCAACCGTTTTACTTCCGTGAGTACTGCCCTCACACTTAAGGTAGTTGGAATAATTTGCATTTTGTCCTTTTTTGTTGACTTTTTGATTCTATTGTTACCTTTTCAACCGACTGATCGGGTATGGCAAATCAACTTGGCAACAGCGGTAGTTGATCGTGGAATTGTGCCTCTAGTCGGTTTGGGTCTGCTGTTTGCTGCCTATTGGATTGATACTGCTGATGCAGCAAGCGATCGCCCCCAAGGGATCGATTTAAGATTTCCCGCCGTGATCCTCTCAAGTATTTTAGGGTTGATGTTCTTGCTGATTTTTCCCCTGCATCTCAATAACGTCAATCAAGCGAAGGCTCAAACAGTTAACCGCATCGCCCAAGAAGCAGATCAGGCAGAAAATCAACTAAACGCTCGGTTCTCGCAATTGCAAGCACAACTGACTACTGATCAAGGAAAAGCTCAACTCGAACAACTGCGAAACCAAACCAAAGCTCAGTTTAGTGAAATCCTCAAAGATGACCAGAGATATAAGCAAGCACTTGAAAGCTCTCAAATTCCCGCAAATATCAAAGAGTTATTGAAGAAGGCTAAAACAGATCCCCAAGCACTTGAAAAAGCTATCGAACAACAAACAGATATTCAGACGCTGCGAACTCAACAACTGAGCCAAGTTCGCCAGCGCAGAGACGAAGCAGATAAACAAGCTAAAGATACTGCTTGGAAGTCTGGACTGCGGATTGGGATTAGCAGTTTACTGTTGTCCATTGGTTACATTATCATCGGCTGGACAGGCCTAAGAGGTAGGGGTGCTGTACAAGGTGGTAAACCTAGAGCTACTGCACGCTAA
- the hpsE gene encoding hormogonium polysaccharide biosynthesis glycosyltransferase HpsE, whose amino-acid sequence MTTSTDFTVAICTYNGEKRLPEVLELLRTQVNIQYLRWEVVVIDNNSTDNTSKIVQEYQANWSTTNPLIYCFEPQQGAAFARKRAIHESHAELIGFLDDDNLPALDWVTAAYAFAQEYPKAGAYASQIHPNFEVKPPENFHRIAPFLAITERGSQPLLYEPRKKLLPPSAGLVVRKQAWLESVPVACVLTGRITGNMLTSEDLEVLSYIQKAGWEIWYNPTMQVNHKIPSWRLQRDYLIPFFRGIGLSRHVTRMISVKPWLIPLAIIAYMTNDIRKIIFHLLKYRTQVKTDLVAACEMQLILSSLFSPIYLWKTRYLNQN is encoded by the coding sequence ATGACCACATCCACTGATTTTACTGTAGCTATTTGTACCTACAATGGCGAAAAGCGTTTGCCTGAAGTTTTGGAACTGTTGCGAACCCAAGTTAACATCCAATATCTTCGCTGGGAAGTTGTTGTCATCGATAACAACAGCACAGACAACACCAGCAAGATTGTCCAAGAATATCAAGCAAATTGGTCAACTACTAATCCGCTCATTTATTGCTTTGAACCGCAACAAGGTGCAGCCTTCGCCCGAAAAAGAGCTATTCATGAAAGTCATGCTGAACTGATTGGCTTTCTTGATGACGACAACTTGCCAGCATTAGATTGGGTTACAGCAGCCTATGCTTTTGCACAAGAGTACCCAAAAGCTGGTGCTTATGCTAGTCAAATTCACCCGAATTTTGAGGTAAAACCGCCAGAAAATTTTCATCGAATCGCTCCATTTTTGGCAATTACAGAACGTGGCTCACAGCCTCTTTTGTATGAACCTCGCAAAAAATTACTACCCCCCTCAGCTGGACTTGTTGTACGTAAACAAGCTTGGCTGGAGAGCGTTCCTGTAGCTTGTGTCCTAACAGGGAGAATAACAGGCAATATGTTGACCAGTGAAGATTTGGAAGTATTATCATATATCCAAAAAGCAGGCTGGGAAATCTGGTATAACCCTACGATGCAGGTGAATCATAAAATACCTAGTTGGCGCTTACAAAGGGACTACTTAATTCCATTTTTTCGTGGAATTGGACTCAGCCGCCATGTCACCCGCATGATCAGTGTTAAGCCTTGGCTTATCCCGTTGGCAATAATTGCTTATATGACCAATGACATACGTAAAATTATTTTTCACCTGCTTAAATATCGCACCCAAGTTAAGACTGACCTAGTAGCGGCTTGTGAGATGCAACTAATATTAAGTAGTCTGTTCAGTCCTATTTACTTATGGAAAACCCGGTATTTAAACCAGAATTAA
- a CDS encoding prepilin-type N-terminal cleavage/methylation domain-containing protein: MKICSHLSTGLKTYLELQKPVVKRHPEAGFTIIESLIAMIVVTIVVVAITPPIFLVVATRVQNQKAQQAMQLAQRQVDKVRILAEKGGYADSVLPSLPSTSSEATGNVEAVGAPTTFLSSTYPCTSFTTTSPASSEACPVYNSTNSTTPSFYIQTFRTKQKSYGTPSQVVAFQMGVRVYAAIANGESGLQTTPASLKFTTEMGQQRKRPLAVMYTSIVRSDLKDSLTRYKEFLQ; the protein is encoded by the coding sequence ATGAAGATATGCTCACATCTGTCAACAGGACTCAAAACTTATCTTGAGTTACAAAAACCAGTTGTCAAACGACACCCGGAAGCAGGATTTACCATTATAGAATCCTTGATTGCGATGATTGTAGTTACCATCGTTGTTGTAGCAATTACTCCTCCGATTTTTTTAGTGGTAGCTACTCGCGTTCAAAATCAAAAAGCTCAACAAGCAATGCAATTGGCTCAACGCCAAGTTGATAAAGTACGTATATTGGCCGAAAAGGGAGGTTACGCCGATAGTGTATTACCCTCTCTACCTTCTACTTCATCTGAAGCAACAGGTAATGTAGAAGCAGTGGGAGCGCCTACAACTTTTCTTTCTTCTACTTATCCCTGCACTAGTTTTACTACTACTAGTCCTGCTTCATCTGAGGCTTGTCCTGTGTATAATAGCACTAACAGTACTACGCCCAGTTTTTATATACAAACATTCCGTACTAAGCAAAAGAGTTATGGAACCCCCTCTCAAGTAGTTGCATTTCAAATGGGGGTAAGGGTGTATGCAGCTATAGCTAACGGAGAGTCAGGACTGCAAACGACCCCAGCATCTCTTAAATTCACTACAGAGATGGGACAACAGCGAAAGCGTCCTTTGGCTGTGATGTACACTTCGATAGTTCGCAGCGACCTCAAAGATTCTCTAACTAGATATAAGGAATTTCTACAATAG
- the hpsE gene encoding hormogonium polysaccharide biosynthesis glycosyltransferase HpsE: MENPVFKPELKMPLIDFTVVIPTYNGEVRLPLLIEKLLHQTGVENLNWEIIVVDNNSTDATARVIHEYQQSWCHLFQLKYIFEAQQGVAFARAKGVLEARGEIVGFLDDDNLPEHNWLMEAYKFAQEHPQAGAWASQIHGNFEVEPPESVKPILFYLAITERGENPHIYEPYKKGFPPAAGLVVRRSVWRDNVPIRLFLVGRVGSSMLGSEDAESLLYIHQAGWEIWYNPTMVIAHIIPSWRLEPNYLISLMYGVGLARYYLRMKLLKTWQRPFAFLMYFINDIRKVISHFILYRKVLKSDIVAACEMKRLIATIISPFYLCKIAFQKSEHP; encoded by the coding sequence ATGGAAAACCCGGTATTTAAACCAGAATTAAAAATGCCTTTAATCGACTTTACAGTAGTAATTCCAACCTATAATGGCGAGGTTCGTTTACCCTTACTTATAGAGAAACTGCTTCATCAGACAGGAGTAGAAAACCTCAATTGGGAAATTATTGTTGTTGATAATAATAGTACAGATGCGACAGCGAGGGTGATACACGAGTACCAACAAAGCTGGTGTCATCTGTTCCAATTGAAATATATTTTTGAAGCCCAACAAGGGGTAGCATTTGCAAGAGCAAAAGGCGTTTTGGAAGCAAGAGGGGAAATTGTAGGTTTTTTAGATGATGACAATTTGCCTGAACATAATTGGCTCATGGAAGCTTATAAATTTGCACAAGAGCATCCTCAAGCAGGAGCTTGGGCTAGCCAAATTCATGGTAATTTTGAAGTAGAACCGCCAGAATCTGTCAAACCAATTTTATTTTATCTTGCAATTACTGAAAGAGGTGAAAACCCTCATATATACGAACCTTACAAGAAAGGCTTTCCTCCTGCGGCTGGCTTGGTTGTACGCAGAAGTGTCTGGAGAGATAATGTTCCCATTCGCCTTTTTTTAGTCGGTAGAGTCGGTTCATCTATGTTAGGGAGTGAAGATGCTGAATCTTTACTATATATTCATCAAGCTGGTTGGGAAATTTGGTACAACCCAACAATGGTAATAGCTCACATTATCCCATCTTGGAGATTGGAACCAAACTACTTAATTTCTCTAATGTATGGGGTTGGTCTAGCTCGCTATTACTTGCGTATGAAGCTACTTAAAACTTGGCAAAGACCCTTTGCTTTTTTAATGTATTTTATCAACGATATACGCAAAGTAATATCGCATTTTATTTTATATCGAAAAGTTTTGAAAAGCGATATTGTTGCTGCTTGTGAAATGAAAAGACTAATTGCTACTATTATCAGTCCTTTCTATTTGTGTAAAATAGCTTTTCAAAAAAGTGAACATCCTTAA